The Vicia villosa cultivar HV-30 ecotype Madison, WI linkage group LG1, Vvil1.0, whole genome shotgun sequence genome includes a region encoding these proteins:
- the LOC131633781 gene encoding uncharacterized protein LOC131633781 — MRETMIKAGITDPLEFPLALDVMLDLKLAFRVKWQPSWDSCSVVMFIKDDTFYKQLKAPWETSKVSTSTKLETQSLQIKESVDEAKTDAGEECEVHADLEITSKHNPEPLTPTGKRHIHGASTESTSVEVVCDGELSSTKLKKIIKLEKTN, encoded by the exons ATGCGTGAGACAATGATTAAG GCTGGCATAACGGATCCCTTAGAGTTCCCTCTAGCACTTGATGTCATGTTGGACTTAAAGCTGGCTTTTAGAGTTAAATGGCAACCCAGTTGGGACAGTTGCTCCGTTGTTATGTTCATTAAAGATGATACATTCTATAAACAATTAAAGGCGCCGTGGGAAACCTCAAAG GTATCCACTTCAACAAAACTAGAAACCCAATCGCTGCAG ATTAAAGAAAGCGTCGATGAAGCAAAAACTGATGCTGGAGAAGAATGTGAAGTGCATGCG GATCTAGAGATTACATCAAAGCATAACCCTGAACCCTTAACACCAACAGGAAAGAGACATATACACGGTGCCTCAACTGAATCTACAAGTGTGGAAGTTGTGTGTGATGGAGAACTTTCTTCCACAAAACTTAAAAAGATCATTAAGTTGGAGAAGACAAATTAG
- the LOC131611236 gene encoding uncharacterized protein LOC131611236: protein MARPLERVADINDCKELWKVAGCDVHVVVPPAHKAAYYEKFALNSTYTVSNFKVQPNNLLFKPSTHKYLFVVILFADVIGMVESIGYAQTQTGGKKLQVNLVLRDESNNTINCTLWESYAAQFFNFNKERGDASNPTILVLQYAKVKEEGQYPLSVTNTFHVTRLCINEDLPAMKNFLDKFPKDALVTVSSQLSSQYQRYSQNSNSDTGR from the exons ATGGCAAGACCGTTAGAACGTGTTGCTGACATCAACGACTGTAAGGAGTTATGGAAGGTTGCG GGATGTGATGTCCATGTTGTTGTTCCGCCTGCACACAAGGCTGCATATTACGAGAAATTTGCTCTGAATTCGACCTACACCGTGTCCAACTTTAAAGTACAGCCAAATAACTTGCTCTTCAAACCATCCACACACAAGTATCTG TTCGTTGTTATCCTTTTTGCAGATGTTATTGGTATGGTCGAGTCTATCGGATATGCTCAGACACAGACTGGAGGCAAAAAACTGCAAGTCAATTTGGTCCTTAGGGATGAGAG CAACAACACGATTAATTGCACCCTATGGGAGTCCTATGCTGCTCAATTCTTTAATTTTAACAAAGAGCGGGGTGACGCATCTAATCCAACAATCCTGGTTCTTCAATACGCAAAAGTTAAAGAAGAGG GACAATATCCACTGTCGGTTACCAACACCTTTCACGTGACGCGGCTCTGTATCAATGAGGATTTGCCGGCAATGAAAAACTTCTTAGACAA GTTCCCTAAGGATGCTTTGGTTACCGTTTCCAGCCAATTAAGCTCTCAGTATCAGCGTTACTCACAGAATTCTAATTCTGATACCGGACGATAA